In a genomic window of Gossypium arboreum isolate Shixiya-1 chromosome 9, ASM2569848v2, whole genome shotgun sequence:
- the LOC108454775 gene encoding protein DETOXIFICATION 35, giving the protein METTPLLNTAPTLLENGDYAPARSFQEVKSVFWIETVKMWKIAAPIAFQIICQYGTNSFTNIFVGHIGNVELSAVTLSLTVIGTFSFGFMLGMGSALETLCGQAFGAGQLHLLGVYMQRSWIILLASCFIILPFYIFATPILKFLGQEEDIAELAGKFTILTIPQLFSLAINFPTGKFLQAQSKVNVLAWIGFLALLLHIGLLWLFIDVFGWGTTGAAIAFDITNWEITLAQVAYVIFWCDEVWHGFSWLAFKEIWAFVRLSIASAVMLCLEIWYMMSMILLVGHLDNAVIAVGSLSICMNLNGWEAMLFIGINAAMSVRVSNELGWGHPRAAKYSVYVTVLQSLFIGLFCMVLLVITRDDFAVIFTSSEEMQRAVAHLAYLLGVTMVLNSVQPVISGVAVGGGWQSLVAYINLGCYYAFGLPLGYLLGYIADLGVMGLWGGMIAGTALQTLLLLIVLSRINWNKEVEQTTERMRKWGGQDTNTDGMNSSV; this is encoded by the exons ATGGAGACTACGCCACTGCTAAACACGGCGCCAACGTTGTTGGAGAACGGAGACTATGCGCCGGCGAGGAGCTTCCAGGAAGTTAAGTCGGTGTTTTGGATAGAGACGGTGAAGATGTGGAAGATTGCAGCTCCTATTGCTTTTCAAATAATTTGTCAATACGGGACCAATTCTTTTACCAATATATTCGTCGGCCATATCGGCAACGTTGAACTCTCCGCCGTCACCCTTTCTCTCACCGTCATCGGAACTTTCTCTTTCGGCTTCATG CTTGGCATGGGGAGTGCACTTGAGACACTTTGCGGCCAAGCTTTCGGTGCTGGACAACTACACTTGCTTGGCGTTTATATGCAAAGGTCCTGGATTATCTTGCTGGCTTCCTGTTTCATTATCTTGCCGTTTTACATTTTCGCCACCCCAATTCTTAAATTTCTCGGCCAAGAAGAAGACATCGCCGAATTAGCTGGGAAGTTCACTATACTTACAATCCCACAATTGTTTTCACTCGCCATTAACTTCCCAACTGGGAAGTTCCTTCAAGCTCAAAGCAAGGTTAACGTGCTGGCATGGATTGGTTTTCTGGCTTTGCTTCTCCACATTGGACTTCTGTGGTTGTTCATTGATGTGTTTGGTTGGGGTACAACTGGTGCAGCCATAGCATTCGACATCACCAACTGGGAGATCACTTTAGCTCAAGTGGCTTATGTTATCTTCTGGTGCGACGAGGTGTGGCATGGGTTTTCATGGCTGGCGTTCAAGGAGATATGGGCCTTTGTTAGACTCTCCATTGCCTCCGCTGTTATGCTTTGTCTTGAAATTTGGTACATGATGAGCATGATTCTTCTTGTCGGTCACCTTGACAATGCAGTCATTGCTGTCGGTTCCCTTTCCATTTG CATGAACTTGAACGGGTGGGAAGCTATGTTGTTCATTGGAATAAACGCTGCTATGAG CGTTCGGGTTTCCAATGAGCTAGGATGGGGACACCCAAGAGCAGCCAAATACTCGGTATATGTTACGGTGCTTCAGTCTCTCTTCATCGGCCTTTTCTGCATGGTTCTTCTTGTGATAACCAGGGACGACTTTGCTGTCATTTTCACTAGCAGCGAAGAAATGCAACGAGCTGTCGCTCATCTGGCATACCTTCTTGGTGTAACCATGGTTCTTAACAGTGTTCAACCTGTGATATCAG GTGTTGCTGTTGGGGGTGGATGGCAGTCATTGGTTGCTTATATTAACTTAGGTTGCTATTACGCTTTTGGTCTTCCGCTCGGCTACCTACTTGGTTATATAGCTGACTTAGGAGTGATG GGACTTTGGGGAGGTATGATAGCCGGAACGGCTTTGCAAACCTTGCTCCTCTTGATTGTTCTAAGTAGAATAAATTGGAACAAGGAG GTGGAACAAACAACGGAACGCATGAGGAAGTGGGGTGGCCAAGACACCAATACCGACGGTATGAATAGTAGCGTTTAG
- the LOC108454182 gene encoding rRNA 2'-O-methyltransferase fibrillarin 2-like — translation MRPPRGRGGGGGFRGRGDGGRGRGGGGRGGDRGGSATKSRGGGRGGRSGGRGRGGRGGMKGGSKVIVEPHRHEGVFVAKGKEDALVTKNMVPGEAVYNEKRIAVQNEDGTQVEYRVWNPFRSKLAAAILGGVDNIWIKPGAKVLYLGAASGTTVSHVSDVVGPNGVVYAVEFSHRSGRDLVNMAKKRTNVIPIIEDARHPAKYRMLVGMVDVIFSDVAQPDQARILALNASYFLKAGGHFVISIKANCIDSTVPAEAVFQNEVKKLQQEQFKPFEQVTLEPFERDHACVVGGYRMPKKQKAAA, via the exons ATGAGACCTCCAAGAG GccgtggtggtggtggtgggttTAGGGGCAGAGGTGATGGAGGGAGAGGGAGAGGTGGTGGTGGAAGAGGTGGCGATAGAGGGGGCAGTGCCACGAAGTCCCGAGGTGGTGGGCGTGGTGGCCGCAGTGGAGGAAGAGGGCGTGGAGGAAGAGGTGGAATGAAAGGTGGGAGCAAGGTTATAGTAGAGCCCCATAGACACGAGGGAGTTTTTGTTGCAAAGGGTAAAGAAGATGCTCTTGTTACTAAGAATATGGTCCCTGGTGAAGCTGTCTACAATGAAAAAAGGATTGCTGTTCAG AATGAAGATGGGACCCAAGTTGAATACAGGGTTTGGAATCCTTTCCGATCTAAGTTGGCAGCTGCGATTCTTGGTGGTGTAGATAATATATGGATT AAACCTGGTGCTAAGGTTCTTTACCTTGGAGCTGCTTCTGGTACTACTGTTTCTCATGTATCTGACGTTGTTGGTCCT AATGGGGTGGTTTATGCTGTGGAATTTTCTCACCGAAGTGGTAGAGACTTGGTAAACATGGCTAAGAAGCGAACAAATGTTATACCTATCATTGAAGATGCCAGGCATCCGGCTAAATATAGGATGCTAGTTGGCATGGTGGATGTGATATTTTCTGATGTTGCTCAGCCTGATCAG GCTAGGATTTTGGCTTTGAATGCATCATATTTCCTGAAAGCTGGTGGTCATTTTGTCATTTCAATTAAG GCAAACTGCATCGACTCCACTGTTCCCGCCGAGGCTGTATTCCAGAATGAGGTTAAGAAATTGCAACAGGAGCAATTCAAGCCTTTTGAGCAAGTCACCCTTGAACCTTTCGAGCGCGACCATGCTTGTGTTGTTGGTGGCTACCGGATGCCGAAGAAACAGAAAGCGGCAGCTTAA